A DNA window from Ahaetulla prasina isolate Xishuangbanna chromosome 7, ASM2864084v1, whole genome shotgun sequence contains the following coding sequences:
- the PPP6R2 gene encoding serine/threonine-protein phosphatase 6 regulatory subunit 2 isoform X2, which yields MFWKFDLNTTSHVDKLLEKEDVTLWELMDEDDILQECKAQNRKLVDFLCRQPCMEELVQLITRQPPLDVDEKVRFKYPNTACELLTSDVPQISDRLGGDEALWDVLYGFLDQEPPLNPLLASFFSKTIGSLISRKAEQVISFLRKKAEFVDLVLKHLETSAMMDLLLRLVSCVEPAPLRQDVLQWLNDAKLVQRLLELIRPHQDEDRQSNASQTLCDIIRLSRDQSNQLQEVAGLDPLLASLESQECVEQLLKNVFDEGLTETCVVNGTQVLLTLLEPRRAGLEGLSDSFSQGFEKFHPVSSSILQGIKPRLKDFHQLLLQPPKVASILTTIGILEEPLGNSRLHGARLVAALLHTNTPSINEELCRLNTMDLLLDLFFKYTWNNFLHFQVELCITAILMHSVPGSKLLTENEEEMDGNVSWENAEAPENLMLTHLFQKCCLVQRILDAWETNDKIQAEGGMRRGNMGHLTRIANTIVQTVEKGPGQSQIRDFIRDLPEDCRGRWESFVEETLLEANRRNTVDLVTAHHLHSSSEDEEAKAAFPSEVSLQQAFSEYQVQQMTAIFMDQFGFNDEEFADQDDNINAPFDRIAEINFSIDVDDDSASASLFETCCSERIQQFDDSEEEEEEEEEEEDIWEENDTNYTAQAKSRSRFGGLHSVEGSGKGSLENGEHDGCMDSGEEEAEKGTAAHPEDPWKAENQATDPSSEGSGWRRAAEPVKSKPPASWVATDIGSSVWDSVMPGTKAPEERGWAKFTDFQPFCCSEAAPRCSSPVDNDSERSARKSQDENSNAASPCTWNVCVARKAPLVASDSSSSGGSDSEEEEEAASVVTETISTGSGQETVLPTVDTENEKALFISNNSVTVDKLESSLTGEAILALDVPPRSAAPAAVTPEAKRDSRNEEPHSGTEAPLKGPA from the exons ATGTTTTGGAAGTTTGATCTGAACACAACGTCCCATGTTGACAAACTGCTGGAGAAAGAGGATGTGACTCTGTGGGAGTTGATGGATGAAGATGACAtcctgcaggagtgcaaagccCAGAACCGGAAGCTGGTGGACTTCCTCTGTCGGCAGCCGTGCATGGAGGAACTGGTGCAGCTGATCACCCGCCAGCCTCCCCTGGACGTGGATGAGAAAGTTCGCTTCAA GTACCCAAACACGGCCTGCGAGCTGCTGACCTCGGACGTGCCCCAGATCAGCGACCGGCTGGGGGGAGACGAGGCCCTGTGGGACGTCCTCTACGGCTTCTTGGACCAGGAGCCTCCCTTGAACCCCTTGCTGGCCAGTTTTTTCAGCAAGACCATCGGCAGCCTCATCTCTAGGAAAGCAGAGCAG GTGATTTCATTCCTGAGGAAGaaagctgagtttgtcgatctgGTGCTGAAGCATCTTGAGACGTCTGCCATGATGGACCTCCTGTTGCGACTGGTGAGCTGTGTGGAGCCGGCTCCCCTTCGCCAGGATGTGCTGCAG TGGCTGAATGACGCAAAACTCGTTCAGAGGCTGCTGGAGCTGATCCGCCCTCATCAGGATGAAGAT AGACAATCCAATGCTTCTCAAACCTTGTGTGATATCAtcaggctgagcagagatcagaGCAACCAGCTCCAGGAAGTGGCTGGCCTGGACCCTCTTCTGGCTTCCCTAGAGTC GCAGGAGTGTGTGGAGCAGCTTTTGAAGAACGTGTTTGACGAGGGATTGACGGAGACCTGCGTTGTGAACGGGACACAAGTTTTGCTGACATTACTTGAGCCGAGgagagctgg CTTGGAAGGACTTTCTGATTCCTTCTCCCAGGGGTTTGAGAAGTTTCACCCTGTCAGTAGCAGCATCTTGCAGGGCATCAAGCCGCGCTTGAAGGACTTCCACCAGCTGCTGCTTCAGCCCCCCAAG gtggcttCTATCCTGACGACCATCGGGATCCTGGAGGAGCCCCTCGGCAATTCTCGTCTTCATGGCGCCCGCTTGGTTGCTGCCCTCCTTCACACCAACACGCCCAGCATTAATGAGGAGCTGTGCCGGCTTAACACCATGGACCTGCTGCTG GACCTGTTTTTCAAATACACTTGGAATAACTTCTTGCACTTCCAAGTGGAACTGTGTATCACAGCCATCCTGATGCACTCGGTGCCCGGAAGCAAGTTGCTCACAGAGAATGAGGAGGAGATGGATGGAAATGTCTCTTGGGAAAATGCTGAAGCGCCAGAGAACCTCATGCTGACTCAC CTCTTTCAAAAGTGCTGCTTGGTCCAGAGGATCCTGGATGCCTGGGAGACCAACGACAAAATCCA GGCAGAAGGAGGAATGAGGCGTGGCAACATGGGCCACCTGACCCGAATCGCCAACACCATTGTGCAAACTGTGGAGAAAGGCCCTGGGCAGAGCCAGATCAGGGATTTCATCAGAG ATCTTCCTGAAGATTGCAGAGGTCGCTGGGAGAGCTTCGTGGAGGAGACTCTGCTGGAAGCCAACCGAAGGAACACTGTGGATTTG GTGACAGCCCACCACCTGCACTCCTCCAGCGAAGACGAGGAGGCCAAGGCTGCCTTCCCCAGCGAAGTCTCTCTCCAGCAG GCATTCTCCGAGTACCAGGTTCAGCAGATGACAGCCATTTTCATGGATCAGTTCGGCTTTAATGACGAAGAGTTTGCCGATCAGGATGACAACATCAA CGCCCCTTTTGACCGGATCGCAGAGATAAACTTCAGCATTGACGTTGATGATGACAGT GCCAGCGCATCCCTCTTTGAAACCTGCTGCAGTGAACGCATCCAGCAATTCGATGAcagcgaggaagaggaggaggaagaggaggaggaggaggatatttGGGAGGAGAACGACACAAACTACACAGCCCAAGCCAAGTCAAGGTCGCG CTTTGGAGGACTTCATTCTGTGGAAGGTTCAGGCAAAGGTAGCTTAGAAAATGGGGAACATGATGGCTGCATGGACTCCGGGGAAGAGGAGGCTGAGAAGGGGACAGCTGCCCATCCTGAGGACCCCTGGAAGGCAGAAAACCAGGCCACGGATCCCTCTTCTGAAG GGTCTGGGTGGAGGAGAGCCGCTGAGCCCGTGAAGTCCAAGCCTCCGGCCTCTTGGGTGGCCACAGACATCGGGTCCAGCGTGTGGGATTCCGTAATGCCTGGCACGAAGGCTCCCGAAGAGCGAGGCTGGGCCAAGTTCACGGACTTCCAACCCTTCTGCTG CTCCGAAGCGGCTCCCAGGTGTAGCTCCCCTGTGGATAACGATTCCGAGAGAAGTGCCAGGAAGAGCCAGGATGAGAACT CAAACGCTGCCTCCCCTTGCACCTGGAACGTCTGCGTGGCACGGAAAGCACCCTTGGTTGCCTCAGACAGCagctcctctggtggctcagacagcgaggaagaggaagaggcggCCAGTGTGGTCACAGAAACCATCAGCACAGGTTCAGGCCAGGAAACCGTCCTGCCGACCGTGGACACTGAGAACGAAAAGGCCCTCTTCATCAG
- the PPP6R2 gene encoding serine/threonine-protein phosphatase 6 regulatory subunit 2 isoform X5, whose protein sequence is MFWKFDLNTTSHVDKLLEKEDVTLWELMDEDDILQECKAQNRKLVDFLCRQPCMEELVQLITRQPPLDVDEKVRFKYPNTACELLTSDVPQISDRLGGDEALWDVLYGFLDQEPPLNPLLASFFSKTIGSLISRKAEQVISFLRKKAEFVDLVLKHLETSAMMDLLLRLVSCVEPAPLRQDVLQWLNDAKLVQRLLELIRPHQDEDRQSNASQTLCDIIRLSRDQSNQLQEVAGLDPLLASLESQECVEQLLKNVFDEGLTETCVVNGTQVLLTLLEPRRAGLEGLSDSFSQGFEKFHPVSSSILQGIKPRLKDFHQLLLQPPKVASILTTIGILEEPLGNSRLHGARLVAALLHTNTPSINEELCRLNTMDLLLDLFFKYTWNNFLHFQVELCITAILMHSVPGSKLLTENEEEMDGNVSWENAEAPENLMLTHLFQKCCLVQRILDAWETNDKIQAEGGMRRGNMGHLTRIANTIVQTVEKGPGQSQIRDFIRDLPEDCRGRWESFVEETLLEANRRNTVDLVTAHHLHSSSEDEEAKAAFPSEVSLQQAFSEYQVQQMTAIFMDQFGFNDEEFADQDDNINAPFDRIAEINFSIDVDDDSASASLFETCCSERIQQFDDSEEEEEEEEEEEDIWEENDTNYTAQAKSRSRFGGLHSVEGSGKGSLENGEHDGCMDSGEEEAEKGTAAHPEDPWKAENQATDPSSEGSGWRRAAEPVKSKPPASWVATDIGSSVWDSVMPGTKAPEERGWAKFTDFQPFCCSEAAPRCSSPVDNDSERSARKSQDENSNAASPCTWNVCVARKAPLVASDSSSSGGSDSEEEEEAASVVTETISTGSGQETVLPTVDTENEKALFIRNEEPHSGTEAPLKGPA, encoded by the exons ATGTTTTGGAAGTTTGATCTGAACACAACGTCCCATGTTGACAAACTGCTGGAGAAAGAGGATGTGACTCTGTGGGAGTTGATGGATGAAGATGACAtcctgcaggagtgcaaagccCAGAACCGGAAGCTGGTGGACTTCCTCTGTCGGCAGCCGTGCATGGAGGAACTGGTGCAGCTGATCACCCGCCAGCCTCCCCTGGACGTGGATGAGAAAGTTCGCTTCAA GTACCCAAACACGGCCTGCGAGCTGCTGACCTCGGACGTGCCCCAGATCAGCGACCGGCTGGGGGGAGACGAGGCCCTGTGGGACGTCCTCTACGGCTTCTTGGACCAGGAGCCTCCCTTGAACCCCTTGCTGGCCAGTTTTTTCAGCAAGACCATCGGCAGCCTCATCTCTAGGAAAGCAGAGCAG GTGATTTCATTCCTGAGGAAGaaagctgagtttgtcgatctgGTGCTGAAGCATCTTGAGACGTCTGCCATGATGGACCTCCTGTTGCGACTGGTGAGCTGTGTGGAGCCGGCTCCCCTTCGCCAGGATGTGCTGCAG TGGCTGAATGACGCAAAACTCGTTCAGAGGCTGCTGGAGCTGATCCGCCCTCATCAGGATGAAGAT AGACAATCCAATGCTTCTCAAACCTTGTGTGATATCAtcaggctgagcagagatcagaGCAACCAGCTCCAGGAAGTGGCTGGCCTGGACCCTCTTCTGGCTTCCCTAGAGTC GCAGGAGTGTGTGGAGCAGCTTTTGAAGAACGTGTTTGACGAGGGATTGACGGAGACCTGCGTTGTGAACGGGACACAAGTTTTGCTGACATTACTTGAGCCGAGgagagctgg CTTGGAAGGACTTTCTGATTCCTTCTCCCAGGGGTTTGAGAAGTTTCACCCTGTCAGTAGCAGCATCTTGCAGGGCATCAAGCCGCGCTTGAAGGACTTCCACCAGCTGCTGCTTCAGCCCCCCAAG gtggcttCTATCCTGACGACCATCGGGATCCTGGAGGAGCCCCTCGGCAATTCTCGTCTTCATGGCGCCCGCTTGGTTGCTGCCCTCCTTCACACCAACACGCCCAGCATTAATGAGGAGCTGTGCCGGCTTAACACCATGGACCTGCTGCTG GACCTGTTTTTCAAATACACTTGGAATAACTTCTTGCACTTCCAAGTGGAACTGTGTATCACAGCCATCCTGATGCACTCGGTGCCCGGAAGCAAGTTGCTCACAGAGAATGAGGAGGAGATGGATGGAAATGTCTCTTGGGAAAATGCTGAAGCGCCAGAGAACCTCATGCTGACTCAC CTCTTTCAAAAGTGCTGCTTGGTCCAGAGGATCCTGGATGCCTGGGAGACCAACGACAAAATCCA GGCAGAAGGAGGAATGAGGCGTGGCAACATGGGCCACCTGACCCGAATCGCCAACACCATTGTGCAAACTGTGGAGAAAGGCCCTGGGCAGAGCCAGATCAGGGATTTCATCAGAG ATCTTCCTGAAGATTGCAGAGGTCGCTGGGAGAGCTTCGTGGAGGAGACTCTGCTGGAAGCCAACCGAAGGAACACTGTGGATTTG GTGACAGCCCACCACCTGCACTCCTCCAGCGAAGACGAGGAGGCCAAGGCTGCCTTCCCCAGCGAAGTCTCTCTCCAGCAG GCATTCTCCGAGTACCAGGTTCAGCAGATGACAGCCATTTTCATGGATCAGTTCGGCTTTAATGACGAAGAGTTTGCCGATCAGGATGACAACATCAA CGCCCCTTTTGACCGGATCGCAGAGATAAACTTCAGCATTGACGTTGATGATGACAGT GCCAGCGCATCCCTCTTTGAAACCTGCTGCAGTGAACGCATCCAGCAATTCGATGAcagcgaggaagaggaggaggaagaggaggaggaggaggatatttGGGAGGAGAACGACACAAACTACACAGCCCAAGCCAAGTCAAGGTCGCG CTTTGGAGGACTTCATTCTGTGGAAGGTTCAGGCAAAGGTAGCTTAGAAAATGGGGAACATGATGGCTGCATGGACTCCGGGGAAGAGGAGGCTGAGAAGGGGACAGCTGCCCATCCTGAGGACCCCTGGAAGGCAGAAAACCAGGCCACGGATCCCTCTTCTGAAG GGTCTGGGTGGAGGAGAGCCGCTGAGCCCGTGAAGTCCAAGCCTCCGGCCTCTTGGGTGGCCACAGACATCGGGTCCAGCGTGTGGGATTCCGTAATGCCTGGCACGAAGGCTCCCGAAGAGCGAGGCTGGGCCAAGTTCACGGACTTCCAACCCTTCTGCTG CTCCGAAGCGGCTCCCAGGTGTAGCTCCCCTGTGGATAACGATTCCGAGAGAAGTGCCAGGAAGAGCCAGGATGAGAACT CAAACGCTGCCTCCCCTTGCACCTGGAACGTCTGCGTGGCACGGAAAGCACCCTTGGTTGCCTCAGACAGCagctcctctggtggctcagacagcgaggaagaggaagaggcggCCAGTGTGGTCACAGAAACCATCAGCACAGGTTCAGGCCAGGAAACCGTCCTGCCGACCGTGGACACTGAGAACGAAAAGGCCCTCTTCATCAG
- the PPP6R2 gene encoding serine/threonine-protein phosphatase 6 regulatory subunit 2 isoform X3 gives MFWKFDLNTTSHVDKLLEKEDVTLWELMDEDDILQECKAQNRKLVDFLCRQPCMEELVQLITRQPPLDVDEKVRFKYPNTACELLTSDVPQISDRLGGDEALWDVLYGFLDQEPPLNPLLASFFSKTIGSLISRKAEQVISFLRKKAEFVDLVLKHLETSAMMDLLLRLVSCVEPAPLRQDVLQWLNDAKLVQRLLELIRPHQDEDRQSNASQTLCDIIRLSRDQSNQLQEVAGLDPLLASLESQECVEQLLKNVFDEGLTETCVVNGTQVLLTLLEPRRAGLEGLSDSFSQGFEKFHPVSSSILQGIKPRLKDFHQLLLQPPKVASILTTIGILEEPLGNSRLHGARLVAALLHTNTPSINEELCRLNTMDLLLDLFFKYTWNNFLHFQVELCITAILMHSVPGSKLLTENEEEMDGNVSWENAEAPENLMLTHLFQKCCLVQRILDAWETNDKIQAEGGMRRGNMGHLTRIANTIVQTVEKGPGQSQIRDFIRDLPEDCRGRWESFVEETLLEANRRNTVDLVTAHHLHSSSEDEEAKAAFPSEVSLQQAFSEYQVQQMTAIFMDQFGFNDEEFADQDDNINAPFDRIAEINFSIDVDDDSASASLFETCCSERIQQFDDSEEEEEEEEEEEDIWEENDTNYTAQAKSRSRFGGLHSVEGSGKGSLENGEHDGCMDSGEEEAEKGTAAHPEDPWKAENQATDPSSEGSGWRRAAEPVKSKPPASWVATDIGSSVWDSVMPGTKAPEERGWAKFTDFQPFCCSEAAPRCSSPVDNDSERSARKSQDENSNAASPCTWNVCVARKAPLVASDSSSSGGSDSEEEEEAASVVTETISTGSGQETVLPTVDTENEKALFISPVIDESQMKITQLNDKGSGRIFRLRSTLLTEMANCCADYAKKPS, from the exons ATGTTTTGGAAGTTTGATCTGAACACAACGTCCCATGTTGACAAACTGCTGGAGAAAGAGGATGTGACTCTGTGGGAGTTGATGGATGAAGATGACAtcctgcaggagtgcaaagccCAGAACCGGAAGCTGGTGGACTTCCTCTGTCGGCAGCCGTGCATGGAGGAACTGGTGCAGCTGATCACCCGCCAGCCTCCCCTGGACGTGGATGAGAAAGTTCGCTTCAA GTACCCAAACACGGCCTGCGAGCTGCTGACCTCGGACGTGCCCCAGATCAGCGACCGGCTGGGGGGAGACGAGGCCCTGTGGGACGTCCTCTACGGCTTCTTGGACCAGGAGCCTCCCTTGAACCCCTTGCTGGCCAGTTTTTTCAGCAAGACCATCGGCAGCCTCATCTCTAGGAAAGCAGAGCAG GTGATTTCATTCCTGAGGAAGaaagctgagtttgtcgatctgGTGCTGAAGCATCTTGAGACGTCTGCCATGATGGACCTCCTGTTGCGACTGGTGAGCTGTGTGGAGCCGGCTCCCCTTCGCCAGGATGTGCTGCAG TGGCTGAATGACGCAAAACTCGTTCAGAGGCTGCTGGAGCTGATCCGCCCTCATCAGGATGAAGAT AGACAATCCAATGCTTCTCAAACCTTGTGTGATATCAtcaggctgagcagagatcagaGCAACCAGCTCCAGGAAGTGGCTGGCCTGGACCCTCTTCTGGCTTCCCTAGAGTC GCAGGAGTGTGTGGAGCAGCTTTTGAAGAACGTGTTTGACGAGGGATTGACGGAGACCTGCGTTGTGAACGGGACACAAGTTTTGCTGACATTACTTGAGCCGAGgagagctgg CTTGGAAGGACTTTCTGATTCCTTCTCCCAGGGGTTTGAGAAGTTTCACCCTGTCAGTAGCAGCATCTTGCAGGGCATCAAGCCGCGCTTGAAGGACTTCCACCAGCTGCTGCTTCAGCCCCCCAAG gtggcttCTATCCTGACGACCATCGGGATCCTGGAGGAGCCCCTCGGCAATTCTCGTCTTCATGGCGCCCGCTTGGTTGCTGCCCTCCTTCACACCAACACGCCCAGCATTAATGAGGAGCTGTGCCGGCTTAACACCATGGACCTGCTGCTG GACCTGTTTTTCAAATACACTTGGAATAACTTCTTGCACTTCCAAGTGGAACTGTGTATCACAGCCATCCTGATGCACTCGGTGCCCGGAAGCAAGTTGCTCACAGAGAATGAGGAGGAGATGGATGGAAATGTCTCTTGGGAAAATGCTGAAGCGCCAGAGAACCTCATGCTGACTCAC CTCTTTCAAAAGTGCTGCTTGGTCCAGAGGATCCTGGATGCCTGGGAGACCAACGACAAAATCCA GGCAGAAGGAGGAATGAGGCGTGGCAACATGGGCCACCTGACCCGAATCGCCAACACCATTGTGCAAACTGTGGAGAAAGGCCCTGGGCAGAGCCAGATCAGGGATTTCATCAGAG ATCTTCCTGAAGATTGCAGAGGTCGCTGGGAGAGCTTCGTGGAGGAGACTCTGCTGGAAGCCAACCGAAGGAACACTGTGGATTTG GTGACAGCCCACCACCTGCACTCCTCCAGCGAAGACGAGGAGGCCAAGGCTGCCTTCCCCAGCGAAGTCTCTCTCCAGCAG GCATTCTCCGAGTACCAGGTTCAGCAGATGACAGCCATTTTCATGGATCAGTTCGGCTTTAATGACGAAGAGTTTGCCGATCAGGATGACAACATCAA CGCCCCTTTTGACCGGATCGCAGAGATAAACTTCAGCATTGACGTTGATGATGACAGT GCCAGCGCATCCCTCTTTGAAACCTGCTGCAGTGAACGCATCCAGCAATTCGATGAcagcgaggaagaggaggaggaagaggaggaggaggaggatatttGGGAGGAGAACGACACAAACTACACAGCCCAAGCCAAGTCAAGGTCGCG CTTTGGAGGACTTCATTCTGTGGAAGGTTCAGGCAAAGGTAGCTTAGAAAATGGGGAACATGATGGCTGCATGGACTCCGGGGAAGAGGAGGCTGAGAAGGGGACAGCTGCCCATCCTGAGGACCCCTGGAAGGCAGAAAACCAGGCCACGGATCCCTCTTCTGAAG GGTCTGGGTGGAGGAGAGCCGCTGAGCCCGTGAAGTCCAAGCCTCCGGCCTCTTGGGTGGCCACAGACATCGGGTCCAGCGTGTGGGATTCCGTAATGCCTGGCACGAAGGCTCCCGAAGAGCGAGGCTGGGCCAAGTTCACGGACTTCCAACCCTTCTGCTG CTCCGAAGCGGCTCCCAGGTGTAGCTCCCCTGTGGATAACGATTCCGAGAGAAGTGCCAGGAAGAGCCAGGATGAGAACT CAAACGCTGCCTCCCCTTGCACCTGGAACGTCTGCGTGGCACGGAAAGCACCCTTGGTTGCCTCAGACAGCagctcctctggtggctcagacagcgaggaagaggaagaggcggCCAGTGTGGTCACAGAAACCATCAGCACAGGTTCAGGCCAGGAAACCGTCCTGCCGACCGTGGACACTGAGAACGAAAAGGCCCTCTTCATCAG
- the PPP6R2 gene encoding serine/threonine-protein phosphatase 6 regulatory subunit 2 isoform X1: protein MFWKFDLNTTSHVDKLLEKEDVTLWELMDEDDILQECKAQNRKLVDFLCRQPCMEELVQLITRQPPLDVDEKVRFKYPNTACELLTSDVPQISDRLGGDEALWDVLYGFLDQEPPLNPLLASFFSKTIGSLISRKAEQVISFLRKKAEFVDLVLKHLETSAMMDLLLRLVSCVEPAPLRQDVLQWLNDAKLVQRLLELIRPHQDEDRQSNASQTLCDIIRLSRDQSNQLQEVAGLDPLLASLESQECVEQLLKNVFDEGLTETCVVNGTQVLLTLLEPRRAGLEGLSDSFSQGFEKFHPVSSSILQGIKPRLKDFHQLLLQPPKVASILTTIGILEEPLGNSRLHGARLVAALLHTNTPSINEELCRLNTMDLLLDLFFKYTWNNFLHFQVELCITAILMHSVPGSKLLTENEEEMDGNVSWENAEAPENLMLTHLFQKCCLVQRILDAWETNDKIQAEGGMRRGNMGHLTRIANTIVQTVEKGPGQSQIRDFIRDLPEDCRGRWESFVEETLLEANRRNTVDLVTAHHLHSSSEDEEAKAAFPSEVSLQQAFSEYQVQQMTAIFMDQFGFNDEEFADQDDNINAPFDRIAEINFSIDVDDDSASASLFETCCSERIQQFDDSEEEEEEEEEEEDIWEENDTNYTAQAKSRSRFGGLHSVEGSGKGSLENGEHDGCMDSGEEEAEKGTAAHPEDPWKAENQATDPSSEGSGWRRAAEPVKSKPPASWVATDIGSSVWDSVMPGTKAPEERGWAKFTDFQPFCCSEAAPRCSSPVDNDSERSARKSQDENSNAASPCTWNVCVARKAPLVASDSSSSGGSDSEEEEEAASVVTETISTGSGQETVLPTVDTENEKALFISSNNSVTVDKLESSLTGEAILALDVPPRSAAPAAVTPEAKRDSRNEEPHSGTEAPLKGPA from the exons ATGTTTTGGAAGTTTGATCTGAACACAACGTCCCATGTTGACAAACTGCTGGAGAAAGAGGATGTGACTCTGTGGGAGTTGATGGATGAAGATGACAtcctgcaggagtgcaaagccCAGAACCGGAAGCTGGTGGACTTCCTCTGTCGGCAGCCGTGCATGGAGGAACTGGTGCAGCTGATCACCCGCCAGCCTCCCCTGGACGTGGATGAGAAAGTTCGCTTCAA GTACCCAAACACGGCCTGCGAGCTGCTGACCTCGGACGTGCCCCAGATCAGCGACCGGCTGGGGGGAGACGAGGCCCTGTGGGACGTCCTCTACGGCTTCTTGGACCAGGAGCCTCCCTTGAACCCCTTGCTGGCCAGTTTTTTCAGCAAGACCATCGGCAGCCTCATCTCTAGGAAAGCAGAGCAG GTGATTTCATTCCTGAGGAAGaaagctgagtttgtcgatctgGTGCTGAAGCATCTTGAGACGTCTGCCATGATGGACCTCCTGTTGCGACTGGTGAGCTGTGTGGAGCCGGCTCCCCTTCGCCAGGATGTGCTGCAG TGGCTGAATGACGCAAAACTCGTTCAGAGGCTGCTGGAGCTGATCCGCCCTCATCAGGATGAAGAT AGACAATCCAATGCTTCTCAAACCTTGTGTGATATCAtcaggctgagcagagatcagaGCAACCAGCTCCAGGAAGTGGCTGGCCTGGACCCTCTTCTGGCTTCCCTAGAGTC GCAGGAGTGTGTGGAGCAGCTTTTGAAGAACGTGTTTGACGAGGGATTGACGGAGACCTGCGTTGTGAACGGGACACAAGTTTTGCTGACATTACTTGAGCCGAGgagagctgg CTTGGAAGGACTTTCTGATTCCTTCTCCCAGGGGTTTGAGAAGTTTCACCCTGTCAGTAGCAGCATCTTGCAGGGCATCAAGCCGCGCTTGAAGGACTTCCACCAGCTGCTGCTTCAGCCCCCCAAG gtggcttCTATCCTGACGACCATCGGGATCCTGGAGGAGCCCCTCGGCAATTCTCGTCTTCATGGCGCCCGCTTGGTTGCTGCCCTCCTTCACACCAACACGCCCAGCATTAATGAGGAGCTGTGCCGGCTTAACACCATGGACCTGCTGCTG GACCTGTTTTTCAAATACACTTGGAATAACTTCTTGCACTTCCAAGTGGAACTGTGTATCACAGCCATCCTGATGCACTCGGTGCCCGGAAGCAAGTTGCTCACAGAGAATGAGGAGGAGATGGATGGAAATGTCTCTTGGGAAAATGCTGAAGCGCCAGAGAACCTCATGCTGACTCAC CTCTTTCAAAAGTGCTGCTTGGTCCAGAGGATCCTGGATGCCTGGGAGACCAACGACAAAATCCA GGCAGAAGGAGGAATGAGGCGTGGCAACATGGGCCACCTGACCCGAATCGCCAACACCATTGTGCAAACTGTGGAGAAAGGCCCTGGGCAGAGCCAGATCAGGGATTTCATCAGAG ATCTTCCTGAAGATTGCAGAGGTCGCTGGGAGAGCTTCGTGGAGGAGACTCTGCTGGAAGCCAACCGAAGGAACACTGTGGATTTG GTGACAGCCCACCACCTGCACTCCTCCAGCGAAGACGAGGAGGCCAAGGCTGCCTTCCCCAGCGAAGTCTCTCTCCAGCAG GCATTCTCCGAGTACCAGGTTCAGCAGATGACAGCCATTTTCATGGATCAGTTCGGCTTTAATGACGAAGAGTTTGCCGATCAGGATGACAACATCAA CGCCCCTTTTGACCGGATCGCAGAGATAAACTTCAGCATTGACGTTGATGATGACAGT GCCAGCGCATCCCTCTTTGAAACCTGCTGCAGTGAACGCATCCAGCAATTCGATGAcagcgaggaagaggaggaggaagaggaggaggaggaggatatttGGGAGGAGAACGACACAAACTACACAGCCCAAGCCAAGTCAAGGTCGCG CTTTGGAGGACTTCATTCTGTGGAAGGTTCAGGCAAAGGTAGCTTAGAAAATGGGGAACATGATGGCTGCATGGACTCCGGGGAAGAGGAGGCTGAGAAGGGGACAGCTGCCCATCCTGAGGACCCCTGGAAGGCAGAAAACCAGGCCACGGATCCCTCTTCTGAAG GGTCTGGGTGGAGGAGAGCCGCTGAGCCCGTGAAGTCCAAGCCTCCGGCCTCTTGGGTGGCCACAGACATCGGGTCCAGCGTGTGGGATTCCGTAATGCCTGGCACGAAGGCTCCCGAAGAGCGAGGCTGGGCCAAGTTCACGGACTTCCAACCCTTCTGCTG CTCCGAAGCGGCTCCCAGGTGTAGCTCCCCTGTGGATAACGATTCCGAGAGAAGTGCCAGGAAGAGCCAGGATGAGAACT CAAACGCTGCCTCCCCTTGCACCTGGAACGTCTGCGTGGCACGGAAAGCACCCTTGGTTGCCTCAGACAGCagctcctctggtggctcagacagcgaggaagaggaagaggcggCCAGTGTGGTCACAGAAACCATCAGCACAGGTTCAGGCCAGGAAACCGTCCTGCCGACCGTGGACACTGAGAACGAAAAGGCCCTCTTCATCAG